A part of Streptomyces sp. DSM 40750 genomic DNA contains:
- a CDS encoding spherulation-specific family 4 protein — protein MSLLIPLYVHPAEDPGAWHRLIRAATRTYGVVLNPANGPGDGPDPAFTAAAGALRAAGARLLGYVDTDYGMRDRAEIADDVRRHQEWYAADGCFLDQVTATPDGLPACRRLVRTVRRLGAGTVVLNPGVHPAPGYARLADLTVTFEGHWSTYVSAFSRPTWAARHPAERLCHLVYGVPEALVPLAVRTAHDRGAAVCGPVTGEPPNPWAQLTPALTGTER, from the coding sequence GTGAGCCTGTTGATCCCGCTGTACGTCCACCCGGCCGAGGACCCGGGGGCCTGGCACCGGCTGATCAGGGCCGCCACCCGGACGTACGGCGTCGTGCTGAACCCAGCGAACGGACCGGGCGACGGCCCCGACCCCGCGTTCACCGCGGCGGCCGGTGCGCTGCGCGCGGCCGGGGCCCGGCTGCTCGGCTATGTCGACACCGACTACGGGATGCGCGACCGTGCCGAGATCGCCGACGACGTACGCCGTCACCAGGAGTGGTACGCGGCCGACGGCTGCTTCCTCGACCAGGTGACGGCCACGCCGGACGGCCTGCCCGCCTGCCGCCGACTCGTCCGGACCGTACGCCGGCTCGGCGCCGGGACCGTCGTCCTCAACCCCGGGGTCCACCCGGCCCCCGGGTACGCCCGCCTCGCCGACCTGACCGTCACCTTCGAGGGCCACTGGTCGACGTATGTGTCGGCGTTCAGCCGGCCCACCTGGGCCGCCCGGCATCCAGCCGAGCGGCTCTGCCACCTCGTCTACGGCGTCCCCGAGGCGCTCGTACCGCTCGCCGTCCGCACCGCACACGACCGGGGCGCCGCGGTCTGCGGTCCCGTGACGGGCGAACCACCCAACCCCTGGGCCCAATTGACCCCCGCACTCACCGGGACGGAACGATGA
- a CDS encoding endo alpha-1,4 polygalactosaminidase — protein MRRTTLAHVALLAALVAATLTGCTDDGDMDSDTLWKPRPGLAWQWQLDGKADPSADVPVYDIDGFENSTADVARLHRDGRKVICYINVGAWEDFRPDKDAFPRSVLGEQNGWAGERWLDIRQLDILRPLMERRFDMCRDKGFDAVEPDLVEGYGNETGFPLTARDQLTYNRMIADIAHERGLSVGLKNDLPQIPQLLTDFDFAVNEECAQYDECARLTPFIEAGKAVFHVEYTEPRSSFCAESRRLKLSSMVKRLELGVWRQPC, from the coding sequence ATGAGGAGGACGACGCTCGCACACGTGGCCCTGCTGGCCGCGCTGGTGGCTGCGACGCTGACGGGCTGCACCGACGACGGCGACATGGACTCCGACACGCTCTGGAAACCCCGGCCCGGGCTCGCCTGGCAGTGGCAGTTGGACGGAAAGGCCGACCCCTCGGCCGATGTGCCGGTCTACGACATCGACGGCTTCGAGAACTCCACGGCGGACGTGGCCAGGCTGCACCGGGACGGCCGGAAGGTCATCTGCTACATCAACGTCGGCGCCTGGGAGGACTTCCGGCCCGACAAGGACGCCTTCCCGCGCTCGGTGCTCGGCGAACAGAACGGCTGGGCGGGCGAACGGTGGCTGGACATCCGGCAGCTCGACATCCTGCGGCCCCTCATGGAACGACGCTTCGACATGTGCCGCGACAAGGGCTTCGACGCGGTCGAGCCCGACCTCGTGGAGGGCTACGGCAACGAGACCGGCTTCCCGCTCACCGCACGCGACCAGCTCACCTACAACCGCATGATCGCGGACATCGCCCACGAGCGCGGCCTGTCGGTGGGCCTGAAGAACGACCTGCCCCAAATCCCCCAGCTCCTGACCGACTTCGACTTCGCGGTCAACGAGGAGTGCGCGCAGTACGACGAGTGCGCGCGACTCACGCCGTTCATCGAGGCCGGCAAGGCCGTGTTCCACGTGGAGTACACGGAACCCAGGAGCAGCTTCTGCGCCGAGTCCCGCCGACTGAAGCTGTCGTCCATGGTGAAGCGACTGGAACTCGGGGTGTGGCGGCAGCCCTGCTGA